The Desulfovermiculus halophilus DSM 18834 genome has a window encoding:
- a CDS encoding acyl--CoA ligase family protein, protein MNRSVNYEPLSPLHFLERSAYAFPEKTAIVYGDTQYTYAQFKDRVRRLATALKQRGIGKDDKVAFFCPNTPPTLEAHQGVPLLSAVLVTINIRLSSREISYILQDSGSKILFIDTEFAPSIEPIMDEIKGIEIVNVCDVQGKAFDGPDYEEFLDVQPESFHFGVDDELQPITINYTSGTTGQPKGVIYSHRGAYLNALSEVYEYHIHHRSKYVWTLPMFHCNGWCHPWGINAPGATHICLRKVVPEDIFAAISKNQATHLCAAPVVLSAMADYANRNPVDVPDGFVINTAGAPPSPSIIRQMEAIGCNVTQSYGLTEVYGPHSFCAWKEEWDDLPIEERAKIKARQGVPYVTTTYMDVLDINTMEPVPHDGKSIGEIVMWGNNVMLGYHNKPEETAEAFRGGVFHSGDLAVTHPDGYVEIKDRLKDIIISGGENISSVEVENAIYEHPAVLEVAVVGMPHEKWQEVPKAYIKLKEGTQVTAQEIQDFCKERIAKFKVPKEIEFGELPKTATGKIQKHKLRSGK, encoded by the coding sequence ATGAATCGAAGCGTCAACTATGAACCCTTAAGCCCCTTGCACTTTCTGGAACGCAGCGCCTACGCATTTCCGGAAAAAACAGCCATTGTCTACGGCGATACCCAGTACACATACGCCCAGTTCAAGGATCGGGTCAGACGCTTGGCCACAGCCCTCAAGCAGCGGGGGATCGGCAAGGACGACAAAGTAGCCTTCTTCTGCCCCAATACCCCGCCGACCCTGGAGGCCCATCAGGGCGTGCCCCTGCTTTCCGCCGTGCTGGTAACCATTAACATCCGGCTCTCGTCCCGGGAGATTTCCTATATCCTACAGGATTCAGGAAGTAAGATCTTGTTTATCGATACTGAATTCGCACCTTCCATTGAGCCCATCATGGACGAGATCAAAGGCATTGAGATCGTCAATGTCTGCGATGTGCAGGGCAAGGCCTTTGACGGACCGGACTACGAGGAGTTCCTGGATGTGCAGCCGGAGTCTTTTCATTTTGGAGTGGACGACGAGCTACAGCCCATCACCATCAACTACACCAGCGGGACCACCGGCCAGCCCAAGGGCGTGATCTACTCCCACCGAGGGGCGTACCTGAACGCCTTGAGCGAGGTCTATGAGTATCACATCCATCACCGTTCCAAGTACGTCTGGACCCTGCCCATGTTCCACTGCAATGGATGGTGCCACCCCTGGGGCATCAACGCCCCCGGGGCCACGCACATCTGCCTGCGCAAGGTCGTCCCGGAAGACATCTTTGCCGCGATTTCCAAGAACCAAGCCACACATCTGTGCGCAGCCCCGGTGGTCCTCTCGGCCATGGCCGATTATGCCAACCGTAACCCGGTGGACGTCCCGGACGGGTTCGTCATCAACACCGCCGGCGCACCGCCCTCTCCATCCATCATCCGCCAGATGGAGGCCATCGGTTGCAACGTGACCCAGAGCTACGGCCTGACCGAGGTCTACGGACCGCACAGCTTCTGTGCCTGGAAAGAAGAATGGGATGACCTGCCGATTGAAGAGCGGGCCAAGATCAAGGCCAGGCAGGGTGTGCCCTATGTCACCACCACCTATATGGATGTTTTGGACATCAATACTATGGAGCCCGTGCCCCATGACGGGAAAAGCATCGGCGAGATCGTTATGTGGGGAAACAATGTCATGCTCGGCTACCACAACAAGCCCGAGGAAACAGCCGAGGCCTTCCGGGGCGGGGTCTTCCACAGCGGGGACCTGGCCGTGACCCATCCGGACGGTTATGTGGAGATCAAGGACCGGCTCAAGGACATTATCATCAGCGGCGGAGAAAACATCTCCTCTGTGGAAGTGGAAAACGCGATTTATGAACACCCGGCGGTCCTGGAGGTTGCCGTTGTCGGCATGCCCCATGAAAAGTGGCAGGAGGTGCCCAAGGCCTATATCAAGCTCAAGGAAGGGACCCAGGTCACGGCCCAGGAGATCCAGGACTTCTGCAAGGAACGGATCGCCAAGTTCAAGGTGCCCAAGGAGATCGAGTTCGGCGAGCTGCCCAAGACAGCCACCGGCAAGATCCAGAAGCACAAGCTGCGGTCCGGGAAATAG
- the aroB gene encoding 3-dehydroquinate synthase yields MHETIVRTQGHTSRIRVGRHEDDLAALLPTQRTAIITDERVFALYGRRFPDFPVLRMGTGEGVKTLDTVARLARELMDLNADRSWFILGIGGGIVCDTAGFAASIYMRGVRFGFVPTTLLAQVDASVGGKNGVNLDGYKNMLGVFHQPEFVLCDPGFMSTLEDEDFSCGLAEVIKHAAIADPDLFAFLESNRQDVLAREPRAVKRLVADSVRIKAKVVGQDEKEGGLRRILNFGHTLGHALERQTGVSHGRAVSQGMAAAAELSVRFGLLSRSECDRLTAMLAAYGLPTRMQADPASLTQALGRDKKREGGDVHFVLLQGLGRAVIRTLPLSEVENALCSIS; encoded by the coding sequence ATGCACGAAACCATCGTCCGAACCCAGGGGCATACATCCCGTATACGTGTCGGCCGGCATGAAGATGACCTGGCCGCCCTGCTCCCCACCCAGCGGACGGCCATCATCACGGATGAGCGAGTCTTTGCCCTCTACGGCCGCAGATTTCCGGACTTTCCGGTCCTGCGCATGGGCACCGGAGAGGGGGTCAAGACCCTGGACACCGTGGCCCGGCTGGCCAGGGAACTCATGGACCTGAACGCTGACCGCTCCTGGTTCATCCTGGGGATCGGCGGGGGGATCGTCTGCGACACTGCCGGGTTTGCGGCCTCCATTTATATGCGGGGGGTGCGTTTCGGGTTTGTGCCCACCACCCTTCTGGCCCAGGTGGACGCCAGCGTTGGGGGAAAAAACGGAGTCAATCTGGACGGGTACAAGAACATGCTCGGGGTCTTTCATCAGCCGGAGTTCGTGCTCTGCGATCCGGGATTCATGTCCACCCTGGAAGACGAGGACTTCTCCTGCGGCTTGGCCGAGGTGATCAAGCATGCGGCCATTGCCGACCCGGACCTGTTCGCATTCCTGGAGTCCAACCGGCAGGATGTTCTGGCCAGGGAGCCCCGGGCAGTAAAGCGCCTGGTTGCCGATTCAGTCCGGATCAAGGCCAAAGTGGTCGGCCAAGACGAAAAGGAGGGCGGGCTGCGCCGGATCCTCAACTTCGGGCACACCCTGGGCCATGCCCTGGAAAGACAGACCGGGGTCTCCCACGGCCGGGCCGTGAGCCAGGGCATGGCTGCTGCGGCCGAGCTTTCGGTCCGCTTCGGCCTGTTGTCCCGGTCCGAATGCGACCGGTTGACCGCCATGCTTGCAGCCTACGGCCTTCCGACCCGGATGCAGGCCGATCCCGCTTCTCTGACCCAGGCCTTGGGCCGGGACAAGAAACGGGAGGGCGGGGATGTGCATTTCGTCCTCCTGCAGGGATTGGGCCGGGCCGTGATCCGGACTTTGCCTCTGTCCGAGGTGGAAAACGCCCTGTGCAGCATAAGCTGA
- a CDS encoding 3-deoxy-7-phosphoheptulonate synthase, translating to MHATDDIRIQGYTAMQTPRQLKHELPLSAGAGECVRTGRKTIQDILDKKDRRLLVISGPCSIHDEEAALEYAHRLARLSREVDRTMVVVMRVYFEKPRTTVGWKGLINDPNLDDTCDIQTGLYRARRLLLQINELGLPVATEMLDPITPQYVADLVSWSAIGARTTESQTHRQMASGLSMPVGFKNSTDGNLGTAVNAMQAARAPQTFLGIDQDGQTCVVKTGGNTYGHVVLRGGEKPNYDPISIEETRLNLIKKGLPEAVIVDCSHANCHKKHQGQGNVFKNVLEQILQGNEAILGLMLESNLHEGSQKFSGDPSALEYGVSITDECISWETTEELLHHAHRRLSRVKLQAA from the coding sequence ATGCACGCAACCGACGACATACGAATTCAGGGGTACACGGCCATGCAGACACCACGGCAATTAAAGCACGAGCTGCCTCTTTCTGCTGGGGCAGGGGAATGTGTGCGCACCGGGCGAAAGACGATACAAGACATTCTGGATAAGAAGGACCGCAGGCTGCTGGTTATATCCGGTCCCTGCTCCATCCACGACGAGGAGGCCGCTCTGGAGTATGCCCACAGACTGGCCCGGCTTTCCCGGGAAGTGGACAGGACCATGGTCGTGGTCATGCGGGTCTACTTTGAAAAGCCAAGGACCACAGTGGGCTGGAAGGGCCTGATCAACGATCCCAACCTGGACGATACCTGCGACATACAGACCGGTCTGTACCGGGCCAGGAGACTGCTGCTGCAGATCAATGAGCTCGGCCTGCCGGTGGCGACCGAGATGCTGGATCCCATAACTCCCCAGTACGTTGCCGATCTGGTCAGCTGGTCGGCGATCGGGGCCAGGACAACAGAGTCTCAGACTCACCGCCAGATGGCCAGCGGCCTGTCTATGCCGGTGGGGTTTAAAAACAGCACAGACGGCAATCTGGGCACAGCGGTGAATGCCATGCAGGCCGCCCGGGCCCCGCAGACCTTCCTGGGCATCGATCAGGACGGCCAGACCTGCGTGGTTAAAACCGGGGGCAACACATACGGACATGTGGTCCTGCGTGGCGGGGAAAAGCCGAACTACGATCCCATAAGCATCGAGGAAACCAGGCTGAATCTGATCAAGAAAGGGCTTCCGGAAGCCGTGATTGTGGACTGCTCCCACGCCAATTGCCACAAAAAGCATCAGGGCCAGGGCAATGTGTTCAAGAATGTCCTGGAGCAGATCCTGCAGGGCAACGAGGCGATCCTGGGGCTCATGCTGGAGAGCAATCTGCATGAAGGAAGCCAGAAGTTCTCCGGCGATCCTTCGGCCCTGGAGTACGGGGTGTCCATCACCGATGAATGCATTTCCTGGGAGACGACAGAGGAGCTGCTGCATCATGCGCATCGCCGGTTAAGTCGAGTCAAGCTGCAGGCGGCGTAA
- a CDS encoding class I SAM-dependent methyltransferase, whose translation MNDFSESKAQAFAQKMTGILNYGALNLSMGLGYRTGLFDVLDRIAQPTTAEHIAEEAGLSKRYIQEWLGVMVCGGIVELSRDRDGRDLFFLPPEHAGLITRRAGQANMGVYTQETPLLAQAAYDRVAQGFATGQGVDYENYADFQAFMAQLADAKHRQTLVESFLPSVAEGRIQAALQNGIQVCDVGCGRGTAALLMAQAFPASRILALDIDPQALAMGQNEAARLGLSNIRFIHQDAADIAGDQEWMDCFDYVTAFDAIHDQPHPEKTLQGILGMLKPGGLLSMVDIAASSRLADNADHPLGPFLYTVSLMHCMPVGLTDNGAGLGMMWGRQKAVAMLEQAGFTDISVREIPGDPFNLHFQAAKP comes from the coding sequence ATGAACGACTTCTCGGAATCCAAGGCCCAGGCCTTTGCCCAAAAAATGACCGGGATCCTCAACTACGGCGCCTTGAATCTGTCCATGGGCCTGGGCTACCGAACCGGACTCTTCGATGTCCTGGACCGCATTGCCCAGCCGACCACGGCAGAGCACATCGCCGAGGAGGCCGGGCTGTCCAAGCGCTATATCCAGGAATGGCTTGGAGTCATGGTCTGCGGCGGGATTGTCGAGCTCAGCCGGGACCGGGACGGCCGGGATCTTTTCTTTCTGCCCCCGGAACACGCCGGTTTGATAACCAGGCGGGCCGGACAGGCGAACATGGGGGTGTACACCCAGGAAACACCTCTGCTGGCCCAGGCTGCCTACGACCGGGTGGCCCAGGGGTTTGCCACCGGCCAGGGCGTAGACTACGAGAACTACGCGGATTTTCAAGCCTTTATGGCTCAGCTGGCCGATGCCAAGCACAGACAGACCCTGGTGGAATCCTTTCTGCCCTCAGTCGCGGAAGGAAGGATACAGGCCGCCCTGCAAAACGGGATTCAGGTCTGCGACGTTGGGTGCGGCCGGGGCACAGCCGCCCTGCTTATGGCCCAAGCGTTTCCAGCCAGCCGCATCCTCGCTCTGGACATCGACCCCCAGGCCCTGGCCATGGGCCAAAATGAAGCCGCCAGGCTGGGCCTGAGCAATATCCGGTTTATCCACCAGGACGCAGCAGACATTGCCGGAGACCAGGAGTGGATGGACTGCTTCGACTACGTCACCGCATTCGACGCAATACACGACCAGCCCCATCCGGAAAAGACGCTGCAGGGGATCCTGGGCATGCTCAAGCCTGGAGGCCTGCTGTCCATGGTGGACATTGCCGCCAGCAGCCGCCTGGCCGACAACGCAGATCATCCCCTGGGGCCTTTTCTCTACACGGTCAGCCTGATGCATTGCATGCCGGTGGGACTCACGGACAACGGCGCCGGGCTGGGCATGATGTGGGGACGGCAGAAGGCAGTGGCCATGCTGGAACAGGCCGGTTTCACGGATATTTCCGTCCGGGAGATTCCCGGCGATCCCTTCAATCTGCACTTCCAGGCCGCAAAGCCGTAA
- a CDS encoding MarR family winged helix-turn-helix transcriptional regulator — protein sequence MTANHTAFPLHESTYYLIVRTAMHMKTALYRSLHQSGIGVTPEQWSVLCCLWEKEGLYLTEVTDKTGRDKYTISRIVNLLAKKGLVESRPDPTDKRRTNLYLTSKGRELQEPLTRLVEDFTAKVFQDFSEQDMEYAKRLTQGIVNNIEKLRL from the coding sequence ATGACCGCGAACCACACAGCCTTCCCCCTGCACGAGTCAACGTACTATCTCATTGTACGCACCGCCATGCACATGAAAACCGCACTGTACCGTTCCCTGCATCAGTCCGGAATAGGGGTCACCCCGGAGCAGTGGTCTGTGCTGTGCTGCCTGTGGGAAAAGGAAGGTCTGTACTTGACCGAGGTCACGGACAAGACCGGCCGGGACAAATACACCATCTCCAGGATCGTCAACCTCCTGGCCAAGAAAGGGCTGGTCGAAAGCCGCCCCGATCCAACTGACAAACGGCGGACCAACCTGTATCTGACATCCAAGGGCCGGGAACTGCAGGAGCCGTTGACCAGGCTGGTGGAAGACTTCACCGCCAAAGTGTTTCAGGACTTCTCCGAACAGGACATGGAGTACGCCAAACGCCTCACCCAGGGGATCGTCAACAACATCGAAAAGCTCCGGCTGTAG
- a CDS encoding NAD(P)-binding domain-containing protein, with translation MTMRLVGIGGLGLMLSPAARHLSGSDSAQFVRIHDRGTRDERRERCRKAWSDHGAELVQDLEAVIGDGNLDGVVICAGKNGDDCRILRTLAPIIQQRCDPLPFVLHLSTVSSSFALSAHSFLQEQGIAYVNYPLTGGPAGAEAATMLILASGDPALYKRLEPILQQLGNPQFFGERVTAGAEVKLIGQLMVFNGLTGICSGAALKSECFQEPLTGQSQAQFFDFLNNGAGGTRQWDVALSKGVRDNTWDQGFMLQHAAVDAIYAAHLCLEQGLSSLTVMPMLCTALSFAFVLDKHQGAPLATHAVVRELVAGNAPDIDGFVQDKLDFSSPEKSLYAAINALPSWIQDSVLLDVDTSSFV, from the coding sequence ATGACTATGCGACTCGTCGGCATAGGTGGACTGGGGCTCATGCTCAGTCCGGCAGCCAGACATCTGTCCGGTTCAGACAGCGCGCAATTCGTTCGCATTCACGACCGGGGGACCAGGGATGAGCGCCGGGAGAGGTGCCGGAAAGCCTGGTCTGACCATGGGGCCGAGCTGGTCCAGGACCTGGAGGCCGTGATCGGAGACGGCAACCTGGACGGAGTGGTCATCTGTGCCGGTAAAAACGGGGACGACTGCCGGATCCTGCGTACCCTGGCTCCGATCATCCAGCAGAGGTGCGATCCATTGCCCTTTGTCCTGCATCTGTCCACGGTCAGCTCCAGCTTTGCCCTGTCCGCCCACTCTTTCTTGCAGGAGCAGGGCATTGCCTACGTCAACTATCCTCTGACCGGCGGTCCGGCCGGGGCCGAGGCCGCAACCATGCTTATCCTGGCCAGCGGCGATCCGGCCTTGTACAAACGACTGGAGCCGATCCTGCAGCAGCTTGGAAACCCGCAGTTCTTTGGAGAACGAGTCACCGCCGGAGCGGAGGTCAAACTCATCGGCCAGCTCATGGTCTTCAATGGATTGACCGGGATCTGCTCCGGAGCGGCCCTCAAGTCCGAGTGCTTCCAGGAACCGCTCACCGGACAGTCCCAAGCCCAGTTCTTCGACTTTCTGAATAACGGGGCAGGCGGGACCCGACAGTGGGATGTGGCCCTGAGCAAGGGGGTGAGGGATAATACCTGGGATCAGGGCTTCATGCTTCAGCACGCGGCCGTGGATGCCATCTATGCAGCTCACCTCTGTCTGGAGCAGGGGCTTTCCTCACTCACGGTCATGCCCATGCTGTGCACCGCTCTCTCCTTCGCCTTCGTGCTTGACAAGCACCAGGGGGCCCCTCTGGCCACCCACGCCGTGGTTCGGGAGCTGGTCGCGGGCAACGCTCCGGATATCGACGGTTTTGTCCAGGACAAACTGGACTTCTCCTCTCCGGAAAAGTCCCTGTACGCAGCCATCAATGCCCTGCCGTCCTGGATACAGGACAGCGTCCTCCTGGACGTGGACACAAGCAGCTTTGTGTAG
- a CDS encoding BCCT family transporter, protein MTDTNSSRRMSHTLQNLDNKIFKYDIHPWVFFGGAGIIILGVLFTLVLGDTADAMFSSVQSWISNFTGWFFVLVMNVVLLFCFGLLFTRYGNLRIGGPDAEPEFSTLGWFAMLFSAGMGIGILFYGVAEPMFHFVGNPFTEAGTAENSQKAMDLTFLHWGLHPWAIYALVGLGLAFFGFSEDLPLSIRNIFYPLLGDRIYGTLGNVIDILATVSCLYGVATSLGLGVQQVNAGLAHLFDIPQTPWVQVVLIAGITAVATWSVVRGLDSGIKFLSQVNIAVAAILMFFVLILGPTLFICNGFIQNIGSYIQNFPTLSTWNETYTGGTWQNGWTVFYWGWWIAWSPFVGMFIARVSYGRMIREYLLGVLLVPTVVTFLWMTVFGNSAIFIEQFGMGGLAKAVQENIPVSLFVFLENFPFSMITSLLAILVIITFFVTSSDSGSMVIDIITAGGNPDPPKPQRLFWAITEGLVAAVLLMGGGLVALQTAAITTGLPFAVIVLMMCWAVLRGLRNYVDKYGWDD, encoded by the coding sequence ATGACCGATACAAACTCTTCGCGGCGCATGTCGCACACCCTCCAGAATCTGGACAATAAGATCTTCAAATACGACATCCACCCCTGGGTGTTTTTCGGCGGGGCCGGGATCATCATCCTGGGGGTGCTGTTCACCCTGGTCCTGGGGGACACAGCGGATGCCATGTTCAGTAGTGTTCAGAGCTGGATCTCGAACTTCACCGGCTGGTTCTTTGTCCTGGTCATGAATGTGGTCCTCCTCTTCTGCTTCGGCCTGCTGTTCACCCGCTACGGGAACCTGCGCATCGGCGGTCCGGATGCTGAACCGGAGTTCAGCACCCTGGGCTGGTTCGCCATGCTCTTCAGCGCCGGGATGGGCATCGGCATCCTCTTCTACGGGGTAGCCGAACCCATGTTCCATTTTGTGGGCAACCCTTTTACGGAAGCCGGAACAGCTGAAAACTCACAAAAAGCCATGGATCTGACCTTTCTGCACTGGGGGCTGCACCCCTGGGCCATTTACGCCCTGGTCGGCCTGGGCTTGGCTTTTTTCGGATTCTCTGAAGACTTGCCCCTGTCCATCCGCAATATATTCTACCCCCTGCTCGGGGACCGGATTTACGGCACCCTGGGCAATGTCATCGACATCCTGGCCACAGTCTCCTGCCTGTACGGTGTAGCCACTTCTCTGGGGCTCGGCGTTCAGCAGGTCAACGCCGGACTGGCCCACCTCTTCGACATCCCCCAGACTCCCTGGGTCCAGGTGGTTCTCATCGCCGGCATTACCGCAGTTGCCACCTGGTCCGTGGTCCGGGGACTGGACTCCGGAATTAAGTTCTTGAGTCAGGTGAACATTGCCGTTGCGGCCATACTCATGTTTTTTGTCCTCATCCTGGGCCCGACCCTGTTTATCTGTAACGGATTTATCCAGAACATAGGCAGCTACATCCAGAACTTCCCCACCCTGTCCACTTGGAACGAGACCTATACCGGAGGGACCTGGCAGAACGGCTGGACCGTGTTCTACTGGGGTTGGTGGATCGCCTGGTCCCCCTTTGTGGGCATGTTCATCGCCCGAGTCTCCTATGGCCGTATGATCCGGGAATACCTCCTGGGCGTCCTCCTGGTCCCCACGGTGGTCACCTTCCTGTGGATGACCGTTTTCGGCAACAGCGCCATATTCATTGAACAGTTCGGGATGGGCGGACTGGCCAAGGCGGTGCAGGAAAACATTCCCGTCTCCCTGTTCGTCTTTCTGGAAAACTTTCCCTTCAGCATGATTACTTCCCTGCTGGCCATCCTGGTGATCATCACCTTCTTTGTGACCTCCTCCGACTCCGGCTCCATGGTCATCGACATCATCACCGCCGGGGGCAACCCGGACCCCCCCAAGCCCCAGCGCTTGTTCTGGGCCATTACCGAGGGATTGGTTGCTGCCGTCCTGCTCATGGGAGGCGGGCTGGTGGCCCTGCAGACTGCGGCCATCACCACCGGACTGCCATTTGCCGTCATTGTGCTCATGATGTGCTGGGCGGTGTTGCGCGGCCTGCGCAATTATGTGGACAAGTACGGCTGGGACGATTAG
- a CDS encoding glycine betaine ABC transporter substrate-binding protein: protein MFSVKDTRIWPILLLAVLLAWIAAPVQAADKGPVKLAYVEWSSEIASTNLVRAVIQEKLGHSCEIVPMQADQMWKAVAEGEVDAMVSAWLPETQKKYYEKYSDQCVDLGPNLEGAKTGLVVPNVTLGRQTAATGLRNKPYIKAESIADLSEYADKFHRMIVGIDPQAGVMHNTREAMRAYGLERFTLTQGSEQTMTSALGRAISKQEWIVVTGWVPHWMFARWELKFLEDPKGVFGGEEHINTIAREGLAEDMPDVAEFLDNFYWEPEDMGQLMVWIHDDKGLYPYEKALRYIRTHPDQVNSWLP, encoded by the coding sequence ATGTTTTCTGTAAAAGACACCCGAATATGGCCCATTCTGCTCCTTGCCGTTCTGCTGGCCTGGATCGCCGCACCGGTCCAGGCGGCGGACAAAGGACCGGTCAAGCTGGCCTATGTGGAATGGTCCTCGGAAATAGCCAGCACCAACCTGGTCCGGGCCGTTATCCAGGAAAAGCTGGGGCACAGCTGCGAGATTGTGCCCATGCAGGCGGATCAGATGTGGAAGGCCGTGGCCGAGGGCGAAGTGGATGCCATGGTCTCGGCCTGGCTGCCGGAAACCCAGAAGAAATACTACGAAAAGTACAGTGATCAGTGCGTGGACCTGGGGCCCAATTTGGAAGGGGCCAAGACCGGACTGGTGGTGCCCAACGTGACCCTGGGCCGGCAGACTGCGGCCACCGGGCTGCGGAACAAGCCGTACATCAAGGCGGAGTCCATAGCCGACCTTTCCGAGTACGCAGACAAGTTCCACCGGATGATCGTGGGGATCGATCCCCAAGCAGGGGTGATGCACAATACGCGGGAGGCCATGCGGGCGTATGGGCTGGAACGGTTCACCCTGACCCAGGGCAGTGAGCAGACCATGACCAGCGCCTTGGGCCGGGCTATCAGCAAGCAGGAATGGATAGTGGTCACCGGATGGGTGCCCCATTGGATGTTCGCCCGGTGGGAACTCAAGTTCTTAGAGGATCCCAAAGGTGTCTTCGGGGGCGAGGAGCACATCAATACAATCGCCCGCGAGGGGCTGGCCGAGGATATGCCGGACGTCGCCGAATTCCTGGACAACTTCTACTGGGAACCGGAGGACATGGGCCAGCTCATGGTCTGGATTCACGACGACAAGGGGCTCTATCCCTATGAAAAGGCCCTGCGCTACATCCGCACCCACCCAGACCAGGTAAACTCATGGCTTCCATAA
- a CDS encoding universal stress protein: MSKRTYRNILYCTDYSDDAESAFEHAFDQARKHKAALHIMNVIPSVNPCDICFDENLGHHKCREESDRVDECRRLEELGALKKVYRERCQDLKEYFFIVRVGSPDVEIIKYADENAIDMIIMGTAGRSEKKRRVYIKTAANVSKFANCQVITIGSPQIQFMPQAATDQID; encoded by the coding sequence GTGAGCAAAAGAACGTATCGCAATATTCTGTACTGTACTGATTACTCTGATGATGCAGAGTCAGCGTTCGAGCACGCCTTTGATCAGGCCCGAAAACACAAGGCTGCATTGCACATAATGAACGTCATTCCCTCGGTAAACCCATGCGATATCTGCTTTGATGAGAACCTGGGGCACCATAAATGCCGCGAGGAATCAGATAGGGTAGATGAGTGCAGGAGACTGGAGGAACTGGGTGCCCTGAAAAAAGTATACCGTGAGCGTTGCCAAGATCTCAAAGAATATTTTTTCATCGTCCGGGTGGGTTCTCCTGATGTAGAAATCATAAAATATGCTGATGAAAATGCTATTGATATGATCATCATGGGCACAGCCGGACGATCAGAAAAAAAGAGGCGGGTCTACATCAAGACAGCCGCCAATGTTTCCAAGTTCGCCAACTGTCAGGTAATAACCATCGGCAGTCCGCAAATACAGTTCATGCCCCAAGCAGCAACTGATCAGATCGATTAA
- a CDS encoding sensor histidine kinase encodes MDISQRSGLHDLTFKSIIDALPCYLMIQDKNFNILFANHSFQSDFGANALGKQCYAVLKGVHHQCPDCPVRDTFRDKGFHVSEEMIYLQDGTVFEMLAFSAPLFDVVGDVAASIKLLANVGTIKNMHRELVTLGQSIALLSHDIKNILEGLHGGMYLMEEGIHDLDQELSRNGLDMVKRNVTEITRITQNILYSAKDRQPAFQEILPADLARQAGQLYADKAQSIGVQLQLQVNPDVPAQEMDPAGISRTLSNLVWNALQACQQDMEKSKHSVYLRLDFYDDFHFMFEVEDNARGMDSTTKENIFAEFYSTKGHTGTGLGLMVVERIVKNHHGKIEVLAKPEKGSLFRIIFPIQLSAFMSNLRMQ; translated from the coding sequence ATGGATATCTCCCAAAGAAGCGGCCTCCATGACCTAACCTTTAAAAGCATCATTGATGCCTTGCCCTGCTACCTGATGATTCAGGACAAAAACTTCAATATTCTGTTTGCCAACCACAGCTTTCAAAGCGATTTCGGTGCGAATGCCTTGGGTAAACAGTGTTATGCCGTGCTCAAGGGCGTTCACCATCAGTGCCCCGACTGTCCGGTCCGGGACACTTTCCGGGATAAAGGGTTCCATGTCTCGGAGGAGATGATTTACCTTCAGGACGGAACTGTTTTCGAAATGTTGGCTTTTTCCGCACCGTTGTTTGATGTGGTCGGCGATGTTGCAGCCTCCATAAAGCTTTTGGCCAATGTGGGCACCATCAAGAACATGCATCGGGAACTGGTGACCCTGGGCCAGTCCATTGCCCTGCTCTCCCACGACATCAAAAATATCCTGGAGGGGCTGCACGGGGGGATGTATTTGATGGAGGAGGGCATCCATGATCTGGACCAGGAGCTTTCCCGGAACGGGCTGGACATGGTCAAGCGGAATGTAACCGAGATCACTCGCATCACCCAGAACATCCTCTACTCGGCCAAAGACAGACAACCCGCCTTTCAGGAGATTCTGCCCGCAGATCTCGCCCGGCAGGCGGGACAGCTGTATGCGGACAAGGCTCAATCCATAGGGGTTCAGCTTCAGCTCCAGGTCAATCCCGATGTCCCGGCCCAGGAGATGGATCCGGCCGGGATCTCCAGGACCTTGAGCAACCTGGTCTGGAATGCCTTGCAGGCCTGCCAGCAGGACATGGAGAAAAGCAAGCACTCTGTATACTTACGCCTGGACTTTTACGACGACTTTCATTTTATGTTCGAGGTGGAAGATAATGCCAGGGGCATGGATTCCACAACAAAAGAAAATATATTCGCCGAGTTTTACTCTACGAAAGGCCACACCGGCACAGGACTCGGATTGATGGTTGTGGAAAGGATCGTCAAAAATCACCACGGAAAAATCGAGGTTCTGGCCAAACCGGAGAAGGGAAGCCTGTTTCGAATCATATTTCCGATCCAGCTCAGCGCCTTTATGAGCAATCTGCGCATGCAATGA